TTTCACAGATCCATAAACCTCTGAGGGGCACGCTCCAGGCACTAGACAATCTCTAGGCCAATCGCTATTCCATTCTACTGCAATCTCCATGTCCCAAGGCTTAGGATAGGTCTTTCCTCTGGCCTTCAATATGTCCTGGTCTCTCACTGTTTAAAATAAACTGAGGGGCTGGTGCTATAGTTcaatggataagagcactggctgctcttccagaggacccagcactcaACATGGCAGCTCGTGACTACCTGTAACTCCCCAGTCCCAAGTGATAGGACACCCCTTTCTGCCCTCTTAGGGCACCTGCATGCAAGAtgttgcatacatacatatgcagcacacattcatacataaaataaaagacatttaaaataccTTGAAAggctgccttctttttttttctgaggtaaggtttgtagctcaggctggccttgaactgctgatcctcttgcctttgacTGTTTTGACTATAGTAAGTtctaaatgaacattttctttaactttacCATTCATTCTATAGATTCTCTTGACCCgaggtctttcttcttctcctgacTTTTAATGTGGGATCTTGTCTTCTGTGCTGGCACTCAGTGCTTGTTATGCCAAGCACCGGGGCTCTGCCATTAAGTCACGCCTCCATCCTCAGTGAGAGGCTTCACATTAGTGCTCTGCCACTAAGCCACGCCTCCATCCTCAGTGAGCAGCTTTCATCACTAAGCCACGCCTCCATTCTCAGTGGGCTGCTTTCATCACTAAGCCACGCCTCCATCCTCAGTGGGCTGCTTTCATCACTAAGCCACGCCTCCATCCTCAGTGAGCGGCTTTCATTGTTAACCTATTCTGCCTCCTTTCcacttttatttgcttctttcctCCTGGAAAACTTGGTTTGCTGGTTACCGAGGGATGGCTGTATTCCTCCTCTTCCAGTCATTGGTAATGCCAGTCTGTCAGCACCTGGAAGGTTCCCgatattgctgaagacagctgTTGGGGTGCAGGATTTCAACAAGTAATAGTTTTCTAAGAATCTGGCGGTTTggggccaggcacagtggtacatgactgaaatcccagctcttgggatgttgaagcaggaggattgcaaatttgAGGTTTGGGCTACATAGCAATTCCTGGGCCAACCTGACATGACCTGTAGCGGGAGAAACTGGCTACTTTAATAGACGTAGAACACCCTCTCCAGCAGTACCCATTTCCTTCTGGGACCCTGGGCTAAAAGCACAGCAGCTAGATACAGCTCCTGGCCTTGCTGTGGACCTCATGCAGCTGAGGACTGCTCAGGGAGTCTAGGGGTGAATTCTACACACACTTTCAGGAAGTGCTCTGGGACTCACTTGTGGTGACCAACGTGTAGGCCTTCCCATTTTACCTCTCTCTTTTGGCTTCTTGACCCAGAGTCTCACCATGGAGTACAGgctgtctcactatgtagctcaggctatctcactcactatgcagctcaggctggccccaaacttataACCCTTCGGCTCTAACTTCTGAGTGTTAAAGTTGCAGGTATCCCCAGAGTTCCCATTTATGCTGCAACGCCTTTCTTCCAACCTGTATCCCGAGGCCATATTTGCTCTACTGAACCTTGCTGTGGATCCTCAATTTCAGCCATTTTTTCCTCCATAGGTTTCTCTTTCGTCTTGGCTGTAAGTTTCTCGCTCAGTTTCCTGTGATTTGTTGTCAAGCTTGACTTTTTTTCCTGTGGCGTTCGTTGCAGGGAAGAACTCTACTCGGTCACTTTGCTCAGTGTCTACACAGCATTTGCTGCCACTGACCGTCTTCATGCCCATGAGCTGTTGGGCCGCCACTGTTGGCACTGGGATGGCAGCCTCCTGACCCTGTTCTCTGCTAGACAGGTGGGGTGAGGGGAATCCTATGCCAGTCTCTTCCCtgccctcttctctgcctctgtcttggcCCCCTTATCGCCCAAAGATGGCGCCCCACCCTGACTCACGGCAGTGGGTATTTCCTCCATAGCAGCTTGGCTGGCAGCGTCTGGTACACGGTTTTCTGCTTCCCATCAGAGCTGGGGCTGCTGTGCACAATCTTAGAACACTCCATCTGCTCATCCCAGGAACCTGACAGCACGTAGTGGGCCTTGCCCTGGCTGTCGCTCACCACTCCAGTCACCTGCGGATGTTGGCAGGACACATAAGCACACGGTCTGCTCTGGGCCCACAGGGCTCCAGGCTGCGACCCTGGTTACCTTTCGGGCTGCCTCTTTGGAGAAGTAGCTGTAGGGCACGAACTTCAGCTGGCACCGGTCCTTGGTCTTGTGGTTCACAATCTCAATGTCCCCTGACTAGTGAGAGCAGGCGGTGGTCAGTGGTCAGTCCCTGGGCCACAGGCCCCACCTCCCCAAGGATCCCCTGACCTGGTCAATCCAGAGCTTGCCCACGATGATGTTGTGCACGGTGGAGGTACTCTTCCTCCACACGTAGTGATTGCCACTGGCCTGGAATTCGAGGTGGATGGCACCTGGAGGCCAGACAGGTCAGAGGCCATGGGTCCCTCATGGCGGCTCTGGCCAGACCACCCACAGACCCAGGGTCAAGAACCAGAGGGATATCTGCAAAACCTTGGAGGGACGGGGTATAGGCTAGGAGATCAGTGGTCAGTGGGCCTGGGGGTCACAGCTGGCTTTCAGATGGGCAAAGCCAAGGATCCTCCCATCCAGGGAGCCCTGAGCTCACCAAGTGGCATGATGGAGATGTATTTCCCCCGGAACTTGCTGGCGATGGTGATCTCCTGCCAGAGGCTCCAGCCATGCTTAGAGAACACGTGGTGGGCAGCAGATGGGGGGTGATGGCTCACCTGGGACCAGACCAAGCTAGGTATGAGCATAGCTAGACACAGACCCAGCCAGGGGTCTTCATGCCCCCCATCCCAACCGCACAACAGCCAGGCTGTATTGCCTCAGACTCTTTTCAGGGTGCCTCATGGCACAACCTCACCTTGTCCCTAAACTCCCCTCAGGGATCCAGTGAGCCCAGTGTTCTCCCGTGATTATCGTCTCCCTTTTCTATCCgcccctctcccttctgtctAACCACGTGTACTCTAGCACCATGCACTGCCGTGACCACTTCAACTGACCATTCTGCCTAAACAGCTAGACATTAACGTCCTGAGCCCCAAACCGTCACCCCGAACAACGAGAGCTTGCAGTCCTCACTGTGTCTCGGTGTCTGAACTGTACCTGGAGCCTCTAGGGCACTCACCACTGGCTGGATGAGGAAGAGGGGTTCAGGCCAAGGACTCTGAGATCCCCAAGCCCCACCTCTAAAGTGTCAGTCAGCAAATTTTCCAATACATTTTCCAATTCCTGTTTCACACTCAGCCACCGTAACCTTGTGGTGGTTACTGCTGCCACCTGACAAGTCCTTGCGGGCCCTGGGGTGTCTCTAAACTGGCAGCCTGCTCAGGCAGCTTTCGGGGTTCCTTCCGGCTGATCATGGGGCCCAGAGCAGCTCTACGGCACTGGGCCATCTCCTTGAAAGGTGTCCTGGTTCAGCATCAGACTGCCATGTGACCGTGTGTAGCATTGACTTATCTTCATGGGAAAGGATAGAGGGGATATTGACCAGGGACATGTCCTTCTCAATGTGCATGTCCCAGGCTGCTGCTTGACACTTGGCTCAGTGGTGACCTATGCTCTAGCTTGTCTAGACTTGCTAGTGACCCCTGTAAATTACCTTCTATTTTTGTTCCACTAATCCCTGGTTGGGGGATTAATCCTTCCCTCCTATGGCCAGACATGACTGCCTCACCAGGCTCTCCCACCATGCCCCTCTCTGCGTCTGGACCTGACCTTGCCATGAGGGGCCCAGTTGCCCAGTTAGACATGAACTGAAGGTTCCATCAGGGTCACAAGCTGTAGTCCATTTGTCACCTGGCCAGATGAATAGCTGACTTTACCTGCTCGCAGAGAGAACGCAGGCCCATGTCCTCCAGGCGGTCCAACTCGAAGGTCTCCCCCAGCATCGGGTTGAAGGGCTTGGCGATGCGGTGCACGGTGGTGGAGTAGGAGGACACTGAGAAGGCAGCCACCAGGCACATCTGCTCCACAGAGCTGGTGCAGTTCACCGCCTTGTCCAGCAGGTGGTGGTACTCGAGGTCCTCTGTAAGTCGCTGGAGCATGGACAGGGGCTCATTGAAGTTCACCTGTGGGCGTTGCAGGTCGCTGGTCAACAGTGTCTCTGCCTTTCTTAGATaccacaggacagactgagcTGGTGGCGCTGCCACAGTGAGGTTCGTGTCCAgcacctcctgcctccattttcccCCTCAGCACATGTCCCTTGTTGACATGTCACTTTGTGTCACCTGAGGATGTATACTGTCCCCTTCTCTCACCAGGATGCCAACTTCATGAAAGCCATGGCATCAGGAAGCCACGTGCCCAGAGATGGACCAtcaaagccagacacagtggGTCCAGGGGTCCACAGGTGGGGGCCGTAGATACTCCCTGTTTGGAACCATGGACTAAGTGTTCTGTAGAGGGCTCCTGTGCTATGCAGGATGGGTAGGGATTGGCCCCATTGGCCCCATTAGCCCCAGACAAGTCAAGGTTATGTTCCCTTGGAAGGTGAGTCTTCCTTGATAACATTATCTTACTCTACtctctagggtgtgtgtgtgtgtgtgtctctgtgtgtattgtgtgtttcAGCTGGGCAGTGTGGACACAGAGACGTTAAAGTGTCACACAGTAAAGCTGGTTAACCAGGGGGCCCCAAGCCCTTTCTTGGTGATAGAAAGATGCCCTTGGATGGCTCTATGACTTTGCTGAGTCTCTATTTGCCAAGGGTGCACCAAAACAGCCCCTGGCAGGAAGGACTACCTGCCCCTAAACCTACCAATCTCTGCCACCTCTGTCTACCGTGTGAGGACAAGTGGGGGGCGCTATGGGGCGTTCTGGGATACCCCCGGCTCTTAATCACACAGAATCCTGCTTTGGCTGCTTCCTTCACAGTTTGAAGGTCCCTGTTCTCTGTGGAATAGTCCAAGGAACACAAAAGACTCAGTCACACACCCCTCAAGTGCCACCTCCCAGGTTCTCATGTGCACCCACATCCCTGGAGCCCCAGTGACTCCTGCCCAGAGGCGCCTACCGGCATGGGGATCCGGGAGAGCTCTCGGCCAATGCAGTTCTTCATGATGCTCCAGAGGTTAAGGCTATAGTTGGGTTTGTCAGGGATCCGGACTCGCCTCTTCACTTTGCATGAATCCTTGGGCATGAATGAGGCACCATCTAATACCTGCCGGGAGAGCAGGCATGTGCGTCAGCAGACCCCGAGCCCATCCCCCGTGAGTCCATGCACTTGCTCCCGACCCTCCAAGAACTGACAGTCAGTCATATGCTGCTACACTGCTTGGTGAGAAAGGCGGAGGCCACCTTCTCCTGTGCTGCATGGGAGGCAGATCTGGAACCCCAAAGGTGGCCCTATGTTCACAATGCTGAtatctctccaaccctgaggCTGAGGTGCCCGGCTACCCTTGGCTCCCGTGTGCTCCCCCCTCACGTACATTATCTGCTGAGGTCCAGTCCACAGAGGTCGTCCCAGGTTCACCCTCAGGCTTTCTGCAGAAAACGAAGGGGAGTCCAGTTGTGGACAAGTTCTGACAACTGTCTCTAACCCTGCCCGCCCTGTATCCAGACAGCCAAGGTGTAAGGCAGCCCAAAGGCATCCTATCCATGTCTGTTGTGGGACAGGAGCTGAGGGCAGAGGGACCCAGACAGCGGTCCAGAGAGGCCCAATCCTCCGTCATTGTTTTCAGTATGGGAGGCTCAGCAAAGCCCTTGCCTAGAGTCCTTGTACCCAGGCCCAAGGAGAAGACAAGTGGAGAGTCTGGGAGAGTCTGGTAGGAGCCCATGGGCCCATTTATCCCACAGATGAAGTGCCTTTATGTGcttcctacactgggggtcctgAAGTGTCCCCTCCTGTTCTCTCACTTATGGGATAGGCCGCTATACCTGCAGGGGCACTGAGGCTGATGGGCCCGGGCTCTAGGAGCCTGTGGATGGGCAGTGTGGCTCAGCCAGGCAGCCAGAGCCTCAGGAGACGGGCAGGAAGCAGTTGACTGTATGGAGCCCAGAACCCTTGGAGATGAGGAGAGCAGGTTCACCCTGGTTGCAGAACCATAAGGATTGATGATGTTGCTGGAGTGGGTGGACGTTCAGACAGCCAGGTCGTGCTCTATGCCAGCTCTGGATTTAAAATGCTACTGtagccttttttcctttctttaaacacaggaactcattatgtagccccggcttgcctggaactcctgtaaaccaggctggcctgaactcttTTTAagtaactgtcttcagatgcaccagaagagggcataggatcccattacagatggttgtgaaccaccatgtggttgctgggaattgaactcaggacctctggaagagcagtcagcactcttaaccactgagccatgtatctcttcagccctaggctgaactcatagagatctatctgcctctgtctcctgagtactgggattaaaggggtgtgccaccatacccagattttttctcttttttcttctttcttttaaaatttaatattcctAGGAAACCGTTTTTGAGCTGAACACACACTACTGGTTAGACAGCTCCTTCCCCAGAAGACGATGGCTGGCACTTGTCACCAGCCTGAGTCCCCTGAGCACAGCTCCTGCCCACCCTGTCTGCTTCCCACTCTGCTCCTGCCCCCGGTTGTCAGACAAGCCGCGTCGCGAGCCTTTCCTATGGATCCGAGAGTCTGACGTCCTCTCTGGCCACTACTGTATGTTTACCTGTGATCCTAGAAAGCCCGAGTGGGCAAGCGTGTATGAAACAGGCTTCACAACAGGAAACGGGAGTGGGCGTCTCGTCTGTTACCAAATGATCACGCTGGACGGAGCAAAAGGAACCTGTGTGGTTCTGAGCAGCTGCATTTGCTGGGTCTTTCcccccctcttctgtctccctccaGACTGGAAGCGATCCAGCCGGCGCCCTGGCTAACCTCCAGGTGCAAACCATTCGGGCATTCTTATTTATGGCTAACAAAAACCACGTAAGCAATGCTATCTTGCCTGAGGTGGGAAGAATAACCCAAGTGTGCCTAAGAACCAGAAACCCTCCCAGGCTGCGGCAGCCATCTCTGCTCAGAGCGTCCTACCTGTCTTCCTTGGCCTCGGTGATTACGGTGATGAAAGATGTGGAGTCTTCCATGGCGTCAAAGTACTCAGTATCTTCATCTTCTTCACTGTTCTCCCCTTTGGAAGTCAAGAAGCTTcctggacacacagagagactccgTTTGCAATCTCACAGAGTGCACATGATGGAGTCTCCTCTATCCCGCCAGCCCCACCTGCCCACTTCAGACACCTGAGCCTGGTCACCCTGTGCTATGGCTGCCCTGGTCATCCTGGTCACCCTGCACTATGGCTGCCAAGGTCGCCCTATGCTATAGCTGCCCTGCGCTATGGCTGCCCTGACTTTGCTTTGCAAGGACAGGACATCTTTTCAACTTGTCATTGTTCAGATACTTCTTTCTAGAAGCCTCCTGATCTGTCCATGTTTGGTCAGACTGCCGGTGGCCCAGATTTCCTACCCAGGGCGCCCTAGCCTTATGTTAGGTAGGCAGCCACCCGACACCCGACCAACCCTGCCCCAGAGAGAACAGCTGGGCTCACTGAACTTCATTGGGACTTTGAACTTGGACATGGTGGGTGGGGATGTTGGCAGTTAGTGACAGGCAAGGGACATGCCGCACCACAGAGGGAGTCTGTACTCCTCGGCACAAGCCCGCATGGTTATAGGACCTGAGAGGAAAGGAAGTAGAGCCAGCGGGGAAGAAGGGGGTGAGGGCGGTGCTGGAGTGTACCCACCAGCCCAGCAGCCCTGCTATCACACACACCCTCGCTGAAGCTCTTGCTGGAGCTGGCTGGCCCGCCAGGGGTGTTGCAGAAGGCCCGTTCAAGACTGTTGTGCTGCTTGGCCAACTGCTCGATGGTTTCCTCCAGGTGGACGCGTTGCTCCTGCTCATAATTCAGAGCCCGCTGCCATTTCCGGCTGTGAATCTCCGCTAGTTCCAGGAAGTCCTTACAGGCCTGGGAAAGACCAAGGGCAAAGTAAGCCTTAGACTGTGGCCTGGCCAGCTCGCCCCAGCCAGGCTCCTTTTTTGGCGCATGCCCAACCTACAGAACCGGCTTTCCCCATCGCACATCATAGCTAGGACCTCTGCTGTCTGCTAGAAGATCCTTACTGGGTGCTAGGTCCCCAGAGCCACAAGGTAGGCTTAGTCTCACAGATAGACTAGTCAAGAAGGGTGGTAAGCCACATACTTCCTGGCTCAGAGGCTAACAAGTCTTGTTTGAGAAGAAGTAggacagctgggcatggtggggcaggCCCGTAACTCCATCCACACGGGAGGCTGAAACAGggttgtaagttcaaggccagcctcggctatagagtgagctcaaggccaggtGGTGACTTAGTGAGACACTATGTCAGAATAACAAGTAGAAAGAGGGATGGGACTACAGCTTAGTGACAGAGGCTGTAGGTCCCATCTCTAGTGATAGATAACACATAGATCAAAGGGAAGGAACCCTAAGACTGGTACTTcccaccaagacattttatagtACCTGTTACATAcctctctgcctttgttttgtttggtttgttttgttttggttcggtttggtttcttttggtgGAAGTgtgttactatgtagctgagTGGCCAGGACTTGCTACACAACCCAGGATGATTTAGAACTCACAAtcatcttgtctctgcctccagcctATGTGGGATGGCAGGCGTCAACCCCCATGCTCTGCCATAACGCTTCTTGTTCAGGCTCCATTTCTCGTGCTGTGATAAAAATGCCCAACAAGAAGCAACCTAGGGAAAGGGGGCTTTATTTGACTTACAGCTCTAGGATGTGATTGAGCAGAACAGAGAAGTCACAGTGGTGC
The sequence above is a segment of the Rattus rattus isolate New Zealand chromosome 11, Rrattus_CSIRO_v1, whole genome shotgun sequence genome. Coding sequences within it:
- the Osbp2 gene encoding oxysterol-binding protein 2, whose protein sequence is MGTGKFTGLCQPLGYPMPVPKQQRSDQLPTEAPEDMVLPSAAHTLEALWLGWLQPFVFLSSDDSGDDDEEPAAPADNSDLYHTLKTLSLKLDDLSTCNDLIAKHGAALQRSLNELDSLKIPSESGEKLKVVNERATLFRITSNAMINACKDFLELAEIHSRKWQRALNYEQEQRVHLEETIEQLAKQHNSLERAFCNTPGGPASSSKSFSEGSFLTSKGENSEEDEDTEYFDAMEDSTSFITVITEAKEDRKPEGEPGTTSVDWTSADNVLDGASFMPKDSCKVKRRVRIPDKPNYSLNLWSIMKNCIGRELSRIPMPVNFNEPLSMLQRLTEDLEYHHLLDKAVNCTSSVEQMCLVAAFSVSSYSTTVHRIAKPFNPMLGETFELDRLEDMGLRSLCEQVSHHPPSAAHHVFSKHGWSLWQEITIASKFRGKYISIMPLGAIHLEFQASGNHYVWRKSTSTVHNIIVGKLWIDQSGDIEIVNHKTKDRCQLKFVPYSYFSKEAARKVTGVVSDSQGKAHYVLSGSWDEQMECSKIVHSSPSSDGKQKTVYQTLPAKLLWRKYPLPENAENMYYFSELALTLNEQEEGVAPTDSRLRPDQRLMERGRWDEANTEKQRLEEKQRLNRRRRLESCTAGCGGEEEKESDGYSPLWFEKRLDPLTGEMACIYKGGYWEAKEKKDWHMCPNIF